ATTCATGATAACAGCTTCTGGTTTTCCAATAATAATTGGGGATACACGTGTCGCAGCTTCTAAAAGGGCCAAGAGGGATCCAGCTCCCGGCATAAGACCACGTTCCGTTGGGATATTAAGATCAGGATTAGTACCGATAAAGAAGGCACCCTTTTGAATGGCCAAAGTCGCTACCGCTAACTGGTCATAAGTCACTTGAGTATCTAAACCAACCACTACATAAGCAGGATTTTCTTCTTCATGGACGTAACCTGCTGCCTCAATAGCCGTTTTTAATCCTTTCTCCCCGATAACATAAGCCGTTTTACCACGTTTCATGTCATTCATATAATCCACCGTTGCCAGGGTCGCTGTGTAAATCGTCTCAAGTGGTGTCTTAACATTAAACTTAGTAGCCAACATGTCTTGAACCATCTCAGGTGTTCTGGTTGTGTTATTGGTCACCAGCATATAGGGAATCTGACGCTCTTGAAGATCAGCAATAAACTGCTCACCCGCTGGAATACGCTCATTTCCTTTATAAATCGTACCGTCTAAATCTATTAAATAACCTTTGTATGCCATGAATTCCTCATTTCTATCAGTCAAAAACCGTTTCCCAATACTTGGCCTTATAAGCCTCGTAGCACAGACGGATTTGCTTTTCAGTTGTTTTATTTTGGGACAATTCGGGAAGCTGATGAAGCTCAAAGTATTTGGCATCTAAGGTTTCAGAGTTAGCCTGAAAGGAGCCACTGATATAGTGGCAGAGCACAAAATGCTTGATAACCCGAAGCGCTGTATTAGCTTGGTTATTTTTTCGCT
The sequence above is drawn from the Streptococcus pluranimalium genome and encodes:
- a CDS encoding TIGR01457 family HAD-type hydrolase; amino-acid sequence: MAYKGYLIDLDGTIYKGNERIPAGEQFIADLQERQIPYMLVTNNTTRTPEMVQDMLATKFNVKTPLETIYTATLATVDYMNDMKRGKTAYVIGEKGLKTAIEAAGYVHEEENPAYVVVGLDTQVTYDQLAVATLAIQKGAFFIGTNPDLNIPTERGLMPGAGSLLALLEAATRVSPIIIGKPEAVIMNKALDRLGVKREEAIMVGDNYLTDITAGIKNDIDTLLVLTGFTKKEELPSLPIQPTHVLDSLADWSFDHL